A genomic window from Sulfurovum riftiae includes:
- a CDS encoding xanthine dehydrogenase family protein molybdopterin-binding subunit: protein MSLVGQSVERVDAASKADGTLRYTNDLAFNGLYGAIVRSEVAYGKILSIHFDEAFDFSEFVIVDHRDIEGRNVNAMLTDEQPFLAEKTVRFIGEPILLLAHWSKKMLQEAMKHIHIEYEALEPVLTMQESIDRKHLIYGDDNIFKTIRTVKGEEPDYAHLRSLEKTYTTPHQEQLYMETQRMLARYNNGSIKIIGSMQCPFYVESALYELTGKKIEVEQAPTGGAFGGKEDYPSLMAAFVYLLSRKAKTDVKIVYDRAEDIAFSTKRHPSRLHYKSYFDENGKLHALHIEIKIDGGAYVTLTPVVLARAVLHAAGFYDCEFIKVDASAYATNTPPNGAFRGFGAPQAIFGIERHMDDIARELGCSPVEVRERNLPNSRSVSVTGAKIEEHARLKELFEATREASGFDKKYAANTPYRGIGMALFMHGGGFTGDGEILLASKVWLDLHPDGVVEIKIGSVEMGQGTLTALPQIVADVLGLPMEMVRYHVPNTAQVSDSGPTVASRTVMIVGKLLVEAAESLRDVLGEYGSLSEYLEAVKAYLKENPQSRFQADYRKPDNIQWDEEHFYGNGYDGYSLGCYVAEVEVDPVDYRVHVSNFYAYNDVGQVVNPKMAEGQVEGGVAQGIGYALYERLVHQEGRVRNNHLSDYIVPLAADLPELHIGFLNKDDAPKGLGELPMNGPAAAIANALTHALDTAFDDLTITPEKVEEKCR, encoded by the coding sequence ATGAGTCTTGTGGGACAAAGTGTCGAACGTGTCGATGCGGCTTCCAAAGCTGACGGAACCCTAAGGTATACCAACGACCTGGCCTTTAACGGCCTGTACGGTGCGATTGTCCGTTCCGAGGTTGCGTACGGGAAGATACTTTCTATCCATTTTGATGAAGCATTTGACTTTTCGGAATTTGTGATCGTCGACCATCGGGATATTGAAGGAAGAAATGTCAATGCTATGCTGACGGATGAGCAGCCTTTTCTAGCTGAAAAAACTGTTAGATTCATTGGAGAACCTATTCTTCTTCTTGCCCACTGGTCAAAAAAGATGCTTCAGGAAGCCATGAAGCACATTCATATCGAGTATGAAGCACTGGAGCCTGTTTTGACGATGCAGGAGTCGATCGACCGTAAACATCTTATTTACGGTGACGATAACATCTTCAAGACCATCCGGACAGTCAAGGGTGAAGAGCCTGACTATGCCCACTTGAGATCTTTGGAAAAGACCTACACGACCCCGCACCAGGAACAGCTCTATATGGAAACACAGCGTATGCTCGCACGTTACAATAATGGTTCTATCAAGATCATCGGATCGATGCAGTGCCCTTTTTATGTTGAATCTGCTTTATACGAACTGACCGGGAAAAAGATCGAAGTTGAGCAGGCTCCTACCGGCGGGGCTTTTGGAGGGAAAGAGGACTATCCATCACTGATGGCAGCGTTTGTCTATCTTTTGAGCAGGAAGGCAAAAACAGATGTGAAGATCGTCTATGACCGGGCAGAGGATATTGCATTCAGTACCAAACGCCATCCCTCCAGGCTGCACTACAAGAGTTATTTTGATGAGAACGGGAAGCTGCATGCCCTGCATATCGAGATCAAGATAGACGGTGGGGCCTATGTGACACTGACACCGGTGGTTCTTGCCCGGGCAGTCCTGCATGCTGCCGGTTTTTATGACTGTGAGTTCATTAAAGTAGATGCTTCTGCCTATGCGACCAATACACCGCCCAACGGTGCCTTCAGGGGCTTCGGTGCACCACAGGCCATCTTCGGGATAGAGCGGCACATGGATGATATTGCCAGAGAGCTTGGATGCTCACCTGTGGAGGTACGGGAGAGAAACCTTCCAAACAGCCGTTCGGTAAGTGTCACAGGTGCAAAGATAGAGGAACATGCCCGTCTGAAAGAACTGTTTGAGGCAACAAGGGAAGCCAGCGGTTTTGACAAAAAATATGCTGCCAACACACCGTACCGCGGCATAGGTATGGCACTTTTCATGCACGGCGGCGGGTTTACAGGAGACGGAGAGATACTTTTGGCCTCAAAAGTATGGCTGGACCTTCATCCTGACGGTGTAGTGGAGATAAAGATAGGCAGTGTGGAAATGGGGCAGGGAACATTGACCGCTTTGCCGCAGATCGTGGCAGATGTGCTTGGACTGCCCATGGAGATGGTCCGCTACCATGTTCCCAATACAGCCCAGGTCTCCGACAGTGGCCCCACAGTGGCTTCACGTACTGTGATGATTGTCGGAAAGCTTCTGGTAGAGGCGGCGGAGTCGCTCAGGGATGTACTGGGAGAATACGGAAGTCTTTCAGAATACCTGGAGGCTGTAAAAGCATACCTGAAAGAGAATCCACAGAGCCGTTTTCAAGCCGACTACCGTAAGCCTGACAATATCCAGTGGGATGAGGAGCACTTTTACGGTAACGGTTATGACGGTTATTCGCTGGGCTGTTACGTTGCCGAAGTGGAGGTAGATCCTGTCGATTACAGGGTGCATGTGAGCAATTTCTATGCCTACAATGATGTAGGGCAGGTGGTTAACCCCAAAATGGCGGAAGGCCAGGTAGAGGGCGGCGTCGCACAGGGGATCGGCTATGCTCTTTATGAAAGGCTGGTGCATCAGGAGGGGAGGGTCAGGAACAACCATCTCAGTGACTATATTGTGCCGTTGGCTGCAGATCTCCCCGAACTGCATATTGGTTTTCTCAATAAGGATGATGCCCCAAAAGGTCTGGGAGAACTTCCTATGAACGGTCCTGCCGCGGCGATCGCCAATGCACTTACCCATGCGCTTGACACTGCCTTTGATGATCTTACGATTACCCCTGAGAAAGTGGAGGAAAAATGCAGATAA
- the acs gene encoding acetate--CoA ligase translates to MLKELYLPNPELAKEARIGSMEQYWYLQNSAKNDYEGFWGAFAQKKIDWFEPFDKVLDESNAPFVKWFDGGKLNVAYQCIDRHLDTRKNKAAIIFVGDRGEEIAVTYQELYRNVNKFANLLREDFGVKKGDRVVIYMPMILEAAYAILACARIGAVHSIVFGGFSAEALKDRILDAEAKVVITADGAYRKSKPYMLKPVVDKALEEGDTPVEKVLVVERNGEDVEWVGGRDYSYNELIAGKGITCEPEVMDSEDPLFLLYTSGSTGKPKGVQHNQAGYILWAQMTMEWVFDVKENDTYWCTADIGWITGHTYIIYGPLAMGATTVMFEGVITYPDAGRPWQIVESLSVNQFYTAPTAIRVLHKMGEDEPGKYDLSSLKVLGTVGEPIDPTAWKWYYEAVGGSKCAIVDTYWQTETGGHIVSPLPGATPIKPACATLPLPGIMAEILDPETGEKVEPGEGGYMCITRPWPSQIRNVWGDEARYVKSYFGDVKKDGKPVYFTGDGAVYDENGYITITGRTDDVINVSGHRMGTAEVEAAIKKHENVAAVAVVGKPHELKGEGIFAYVVLKSDEGVGDEIEEVRAINNIIKQEIGNIALCDDMIFVPDLPKTRSGKIMRRILRTLAKGEKVTQDTSTLEDPSIVETIEVMIGRECK, encoded by the coding sequence CTTTCGACAAGGTCCTGGATGAGTCCAACGCACCGTTCGTAAAATGGTTCGACGGCGGCAAACTCAATGTGGCCTATCAGTGTATAGACAGACATCTTGATACCAGAAAGAACAAAGCGGCGATCATTTTCGTAGGGGACAGAGGCGAAGAGATCGCGGTCACTTACCAGGAGCTTTATAGAAACGTGAACAAGTTCGCCAATCTCCTCAGAGAGGATTTCGGTGTCAAAAAAGGTGACAGGGTGGTCATCTATATGCCGATGATCCTGGAAGCGGCCTATGCGATACTGGCATGTGCAAGGATCGGTGCGGTTCACTCGATCGTATTTGGCGGCTTCAGTGCGGAAGCGCTTAAGGACAGGATCCTCGATGCCGAAGCCAAAGTGGTCATCACTGCAGACGGCGCCTACAGAAAATCAAAGCCCTATATGCTCAAGCCTGTCGTTGACAAGGCCCTTGAAGAGGGCGATACACCTGTCGAGAAGGTGCTGGTCGTTGAGCGTAACGGTGAGGATGTCGAGTGGGTAGGAGGAAGAGACTACTCCTACAATGAACTCATTGCGGGTAAAGGCATTACCTGTGAGCCTGAAGTGATGGACAGTGAAGATCCGCTCTTCCTGCTCTATACTTCAGGAAGTACCGGAAAACCAAAAGGGGTACAGCACAACCAGGCAGGGTACATCCTCTGGGCACAGATGACCATGGAGTGGGTCTTCGATGTCAAAGAGAACGATACCTACTGGTGTACGGCAGATATCGGCTGGATCACAGGACATACCTACATCATTTACGGACCGCTTGCCATGGGTGCGACCACCGTGATGTTCGAAGGGGTCATCACCTATCCGGATGCAGGACGTCCATGGCAGATCGTCGAATCTCTGAGTGTGAACCAGTTCTATACTGCGCCGACAGCGATCAGGGTACTGCACAAGATGGGTGAAGATGAGCCCGGAAAGTACGATCTCAGTTCTTTGAAGGTACTCGGTACGGTGGGTGAGCCGATTGACCCGACAGCGTGGAAGTGGTACTACGAAGCGGTCGGCGGAAGCAAATGTGCCATCGTCGATACCTACTGGCAGACAGAGACCGGCGGACACATCGTTTCTCCGCTGCCTGGAGCGACGCCGATCAAGCCTGCCTGTGCGACACTGCCGCTGCCTGGTATCATGGCGGAGATCCTCGATCCGGAAACCGGAGAGAAGGTCGAGCCTGGTGAGGGCGGATATATGTGTATCACACGCCCCTGGCCGTCACAGATCAGAAATGTCTGGGGTGATGAAGCACGCTATGTGAAGTCCTACTTCGGTGATGTCAAAAAAGACGGAAAGCCTGTCTACTTTACAGGAGACGGCGCTGTCTATGACGAGAACGGTTACATCACCATTACCGGACGTACCGATGATGTCATCAACGTCTCAGGACACAGAATGGGAACGGCAGAAGTGGAAGCGGCCATCAAGAAACATGAGAATGTCGCTGCCGTCGCTGTAGTCGGTAAGCCGCATGAACTCAAAGGTGAGGGGATCTTCGCCTATGTCGTACTCAAGAGTGACGAGGGGGTCGGTGACGAGATCGAAGAGGTCAGAGCGATCAACAATATCATCAAACAGGAGATCGGGAATATCGCACTCTGTGACGATATGATCTTCGTACCGGACCTTCCGAAGACCCGTTCGGGCAAGATCATGCGAAGGATCCTCAGAACCCTTGCCAAAGGCGAGAAGGTGACACAGGATACCTCCACACTCGAAGACCCTTCCATCGTGGAGACGATCGAGGTAATGATCGGTAGAGAGTGTAAGTAA
- a CDS encoding DMT family transporter — MFIMILAFLSGVASSTQGLYNGYWQEKIGLKTILLVNSLVVFAAVLLFYLVTADNGLKLPLNKMDPSVLIGGICGFFIIIIFAISFPAIGATATALFFISGLLIASLFFDQVGALNLAVVHISLQKIIGILLVVAGSYIALRSPV; from the coding sequence ATGTTCATCATGATCCTGGCCTTTCTCTCTGGAGTTGCTTCCAGTACGCAGGGGCTCTACAACGGCTACTGGCAGGAGAAGATCGGTTTGAAGACCATACTGCTGGTGAACTCTCTGGTGGTCTTTGCCGCCGTACTTCTTTTCTATCTTGTGACTGCAGATAACGGCTTGAAACTGCCACTGAACAAGATGGACCCCTCTGTTCTTATCGGCGGTATCTGCGGCTTTTTTATCATCATAATCTTTGCCATTTCTTTTCCTGCTATTGGCGCAACGGCAACAGCACTTTTTTTCATCTCCGGGCTGTTGATAGCCTCTCTCTTTTTTGACCAGGTGGGTGCGCTGAACCTTGCAGTGGTCCATATTTCACTGCAGAAGATCATCGGTATTTTATTGGTGGTCGCAGGGAGTTATATCGCATTGAGGAGTCCTGTATGA